From the genome of Bacteroides sp. MSB163, one region includes:
- a CDS encoding efflux RND transporter periplasmic adaptor subunit: MKSFFKKREIRITKRQAVIAAIAIVVLAAIYWFVTHRPAPVPDLPVVAVEPVIQDDVEIYGEYVGRVRAQQFVEVRARVEGYLENMLFEEGTYVTKNQVLFVINRDQYAAKADKARAQLKKDEAQVRKAQNDLERIRPLYEQNAASRLDLDNAVAAYETAEASVAMSQADLDQAELELGYTIVRSPLAGHISERYVDLGTLVGTGGKSLLATIVKSDTVLVDFSMTALDYLKTKERNVNLGQKDSTRSWQPNISITLADNTVYPFKGLVDFAEPQVDPRTGTFSVRAEMPNPKHVLLPGQFTKVKLLLDVRENATVVPLKSVIIEKGGAFVFVMRRDSTVERRFIELGPEFQNQVVVERGLVPGETIVVEGYHKLSPGIKVKVNNALLKKEDEDQSQTPDSAKTEK, from the coding sequence ATGAAATCGTTTTTTAAGAAGAGAGAAATCAGAATAACGAAAAGACAGGCAGTGATTGCCGCAATAGCTATAGTGGTGTTGGCAGCAATTTATTGGTTCGTTACCCACCGGCCGGCACCTGTACCGGATCTTCCGGTGGTAGCTGTGGAACCGGTGATACAGGATGACGTGGAAATTTATGGTGAATATGTAGGACGTGTCCGTGCCCAGCAGTTCGTAGAAGTCCGCGCCCGTGTAGAAGGGTATCTGGAAAATATGCTTTTTGAAGAGGGTACCTATGTGACGAAGAATCAGGTATTGTTTGTAATCAACCGTGACCAGTATGCCGCGAAGGCAGACAAGGCGCGTGCACAATTAAAAAAGGATGAGGCGCAGGTACGCAAGGCGCAGAACGACCTGGAGCGTATCCGTCCTTTATATGAGCAGAATGCTGCCAGTAGGTTGGATTTGGATAATGCAGTGGCTGCCTATGAAACGGCTGAAGCAAGTGTTGCTATGAGCCAAGCTGATCTGGATCAGGCCGAGTTGGAATTAGGATATACCATTGTCCGCTCACCTCTTGCAGGGCATATCAGTGAACGATATGTAGACCTTGGTACACTGGTAGGTACGGGTGGTAAGTCATTGCTTGCTACCATTGTGAAGAGTGATACAGTACTGGTAGACTTCAGTATGACGGCATTGGATTACCTGAAAACCAAAGAGCGCAATGTGAATCTGGGGCAGAAAGATTCTACCCGTTCCTGGCAGCCGAATATTTCTATAACACTGGCAGATAACACTGTTTATCCTTTCAAAGGGTTGGTTGACTTTGCCGAGCCGCAGGTTGACCCGCGTACCGGTACTTTCTCTGTTCGTGCCGAAATGCCCAATCCGAAACATGTATTACTTCCGGGACAGTTCACTAAAGTGAAGCTCTTGCTGGATGTACGAGAGAATGCGACAGTAGTTCCCCTGAAATCGGTAATCATCGAAAAGGGTGGCGCTTTCGTGTTTGTGATGCGTCGCGACTCCACTGTAGAACGGCGCTTTATTGAACTGGGACCGGAATTCCAGAACCAGGTGGTAGTGGAGAGAGGACTGGTGCCGGGTGAGACAATAGTAGTGGAAGGATACCACAAACTAAGCCCGGGTATAAAAGTTAAGGTTAATAATGCCCTGTTGAAGAAAGAAGACGAAGATCAAAGTCAGACACCGGATTCGGCTAAGACTGAAAAGTAA
- the tsaE gene encoding tRNA (adenosine(37)-N6)-threonylcarbamoyltransferase complex ATPase subunit type 1 TsaE, which produces MEIKIQSLDHIHEAAREFIAAMGDNTVFALYGKMGAGKTTFIKALCQELGVEDVVTSPTFAVINEYRSDIAGELIYHFDFYRIKKLEEVYDMGYEDYFYSGALCFIEWPELVEELLPGNTIKVTIEEQEDGSRRLTMGNLD; this is translated from the coding sequence ATGGAAATTAAAATTCAATCTCTGGACCATATCCATGAAGCCGCCCGCGAGTTCATCGCCGCTATGGGTGACAATACCGTTTTCGCTCTCTATGGAAAAATGGGAGCTGGTAAAACTACTTTTATCAAGGCACTTTGCCAGGAGTTGGGCGTTGAAGATGTCGTTACATCACCTACCTTTGCCGTTATCAATGAGTATCGTTCGGACATAGCAGGAGAATTGATCTATCATTTCGACTTCTACCGGATCAAGAAGCTGGAAGAAGTATATGATATGGGATACGAAGATTACTTCTACAGTGGTGCACTCTGTTTCATCGAATGGCCGGAACTGGTGGAGGAACTGCTACCGGGCAATACCATTAAAGTGACTATTGAGGAACAGGAAGACGGTTCGCGCAGGTTGACAATGGGAAATCTGGATTAA
- a CDS encoding efflux RND transporter permease subunit, with translation MKVSFFIDRPVFSAVISILIVIVGIIGLTMLPIDQYPQITPPVVKISASYPGASALTVSQAVATPIEQELNGTPGMLYMESNSSNSGGFSATVTFDISADPDLAAVEIQNRLKLAESRLPAEVVQNGISVEKQAASQLMTICLMSSDPKFDEIYLSNFATLNVLDLLRRIPGVGRVSNIGSRYYAMQIWVQPDKLANFGLTVADLQNALKDQNRESAAGVLGQQPVQGLDITIPITTQGRLSTVGQFEEIVVRANADGSIVRLRDVARISLEASSYNTESSINGENAAVLGIYMLPGANAMEVAENVKKAMNEISSNFPDGLSYEIPFDMTTYISESIHEVYKTLFEALILVIIVVFLSLQSWRATLIPIVAVPISLIGTFGFMLIFGFSLNILTLLGLVLAIGIVVDDAIVVVENVERIMHEEKLPPYEATKKAMEGLTGAIIATSLVLAAVFVPVSFLGGITGQLYRQFTVTIVVSVLLSTVVALTLSPVMCSLILKPESHKRKNIVFRYINYALNMGNRKYVRQISRVIGNPRRVLAAFGVVLVAILLINRLIPTSFLPVEDQGYFKVELELPEGATLERTRTVSERAVEYLMLNPAVEYVQSVVGSSPRVGSSQARSELTVIMKPWGARDGQTIDEVMAQVKKDLQEYPECKVYLSTPPVIPGLGSSGGFEMQLEARGDATFDNLVQATDTLMYYASQRKELSGLSSSLQADIPQLYFDVDRDKVKLAGVPLADVFSTMKAYTGSVYVNDFNMFNRIYRVYIQAEAPYREHKENINLFFVRGADNVMIPLTSLGTTSYTTGPGSIKRFNMFNSAVIRGGAADGYSSGQAMEIIEQIAREHLPENIGVEWSGLSYQEKQAGGQTAMVLALVFLFVFLFLAALYESWTVPIAVLLSLPIAALGAYLGVWLCGLENDVYFQIGLVMLVGLAAKNAILIVEFAKEQVDRGANVVKAALHASQLRFRPILMTSLAFILGMLPMVIASGPGSASRQAIGTGVFFGMILAVTLGILLVPFFFVLIYKAKAKAKSTNIKKVTKRFKR, from the coding sequence ATGAAAGTAAGTTTCTTTATAGACAGACCGGTATTCTCGGCTGTCATCTCCATACTGATTGTCATTGTAGGTATCATCGGATTGACGATGCTCCCCATTGACCAATATCCGCAGATTACGCCACCGGTGGTGAAGATTAGCGCTTCGTATCCCGGTGCCAGCGCACTGACAGTATCACAGGCGGTAGCTACACCTATCGAACAAGAATTGAATGGAACACCGGGAATGCTCTACATGGAGTCCAACAGTTCCAATTCCGGTGGTTTTTCCGCTACAGTGACATTTGATATTTCTGCCGACCCCGATTTGGCGGCAGTAGAAATACAGAACCGTTTGAAACTGGCCGAGTCCCGTCTTCCGGCAGAAGTGGTACAGAACGGTATATCCGTAGAAAAACAGGCAGCCAGCCAGTTAATGACTATCTGTCTGATGTCTTCCGACCCGAAGTTTGATGAAATCTATCTGAGTAACTTCGCTACACTGAACGTACTCGATTTGCTTCGTCGTATTCCAGGTGTAGGACGTGTTTCCAATATCGGTAGCCGTTACTATGCCATGCAGATTTGGGTGCAACCGGACAAACTGGCAAATTTCGGATTGACTGTAGCCGATTTGCAGAATGCTTTGAAAGATCAGAACCGCGAATCCGCAGCCGGTGTGTTGGGCCAACAGCCGGTACAAGGATTGGATATTACCATTCCCATTACGACTCAGGGGCGTCTTTCTACTGTAGGGCAGTTTGAAGAAATCGTGGTTCGTGCGAATGCGGATGGTTCCATTGTCCGTTTGCGCGACGTGGCACGCATCTCGCTGGAGGCATCTTCATACAATACGGAGAGTAGCATCAACGGTGAAAATGCAGCGGTGCTGGGCATTTATATGCTTCCGGGCGCCAATGCCATGGAAGTGGCGGAGAATGTGAAGAAGGCAATGAATGAAATCAGTAGTAATTTTCCTGACGGATTGAGCTACGAGATTCCGTTTGATATGACGACATACATTTCGGAGTCTATTCACGAAGTATATAAGACTTTGTTTGAAGCGTTGATACTGGTAATTATTGTGGTATTTCTGTCACTGCAAAGCTGGCGTGCTACACTTATTCCGATTGTGGCAGTACCTATCTCCCTGATTGGTACGTTCGGTTTCATGCTGATATTCGGTTTTTCGCTCAATATCCTTACATTGCTTGGATTGGTACTTGCCATCGGTATTGTGGTGGACGATGCTATTGTGGTTGTGGAGAATGTAGAGCGCATTATGCACGAAGAGAAATTGCCACCTTACGAAGCTACGAAAAAAGCGATGGAGGGATTGACGGGAGCGATTATTGCGACGTCTCTGGTATTGGCGGCTGTGTTTGTACCGGTTAGTTTCCTGGGTGGTATCACAGGGCAGCTTTATCGTCAATTCACGGTGACAATTGTGGTTTCCGTATTACTTTCTACGGTGGTTGCATTGACTTTGAGCCCGGTGATGTGTTCGTTGATATTGAAACCGGAGTCGCATAAGCGAAAGAATATCGTATTCCGTTATATCAACTATGCGCTGAATATGGGCAATCGTAAATATGTCCGCCAGATTTCACGTGTGATAGGGAATCCTCGCAGAGTACTGGCTGCATTTGGTGTGGTACTGGTAGCCATCTTACTGATAAACCGCCTGATACCGACCAGTTTCTTGCCCGTGGAAGATCAGGGTTACTTCAAAGTGGAACTGGAATTGCCCGAAGGTGCGACACTGGAGCGTACACGTACCGTGTCAGAGCGTGCAGTGGAGTATCTGATGTTGAACCCGGCTGTAGAGTATGTGCAGAGCGTAGTGGGTAGCAGCCCTCGTGTAGGCAGCAGCCAGGCACGTAGCGAACTGACGGTTATTATGAAGCCGTGGGGCGCGCGTGACGGACAAACCATTGACGAGGTGATGGCGCAAGTGAAAAAGGATTTGCAGGAATATCCCGAGTGTAAAGTCTATCTTTCCACGCCACCGGTTATTCCGGGATTGGGAAGTTCGGGTGGTTTCGAAATGCAGCTTGAAGCACGTGGAGATGCCACATTCGATAATCTGGTGCAAGCTACGGATACACTGATGTATTATGCATCGCAGCGTAAGGAACTATCCGGACTGTCATCATCTTTACAGGCGGATATTCCGCAACTCTATTTCGATGTAGATCGGGATAAGGTAAAACTGGCGGGAGTGCCGTTGGCAGATGTCTTTTCGACCATGAAGGCTTATACCGGTTCGGTATATGTGAACGACTTCAATATGTTCAATCGTATCTATCGTGTATACATTCAGGCTGAAGCGCCTTATCGGGAACACAAAGAAAATATCAACCTGTTTTTTGTACGTGGGGCGGATAATGTAATGATACCGTTGACTTCTCTCGGAACCACTTCATATACCACGGGACCGGGTAGCATCAAACGTTTCAATATGTTCAACAGTGCCGTAATTCGTGGCGGAGCAGCGGATGGTTACAGTTCCGGTCAGGCCATGGAAATCATTGAGCAGATAGCCCGCGAACACTTGCCGGAAAATATAGGTGTGGAATGGAGTGGACTTTCTTATCAGGAGAAACAGGCCGGAGGACAGACAGCAATGGTATTGGCATTGGTATTCCTGTTCGTATTCCTCTTCCTGGCAGCACTTTACGAAAGCTGGACAGTGCCCATTGCGGTGTTGCTTTCATTGCCTATTGCCGCGTTGGGAGCCTACCTCGGAGTGTGGTTGTGTGGATTGGAGAACGATGTCTATTTCCAGATCGGATTGGTAATGCTGGTCGGTCTGGCGGCGAAGAACGCGATTCTGATTGTAGAATTCGCCAAAGAACAAGTAGACCGTGGAGCGAATGTGGTTAAGGCGGCCTTACATGCATCGCAGTTGCGTTTCCGTCCTATCCTGATGACGTCATTGGCATTTATTCTCGGTATGTTGCCGATGGTTATTGCCAGCGGACCGGGTTCGGCAAGCCGTCAGGCCATTGGTACCGGTGTATTCTTTGGAATGATTCTGGCTGTGACATTAGGCATTCTTTTGGTACCGTTCTTCTTTGTACTGATTTATAAGGCGAAGGCAAAAGCGAAGAGTACGAATATTAAGAAAGTTACGAAGCGATTTAAACGATAA
- a CDS encoding bifunctional response regulator/alkaline phosphatase family protein gives MKKDRLLWVDDEISLLRPHILFLEGKGYEVDTVTNGQDALDRCRTTTYDLIFLDENMPGLSGLQTLALIKEICPTVPVVMITKSEEENIMDMAIGQKIADYLIKPVNPNQILLSLKKNLHRRNIVNEAAQTGYQQDFGKIGMQINDSLTATDWMELYRRLVYWELELEATDSPMNEMLAMQKAEANSAFAKFIKKNYANWVSDEKGATNTRKPSSENTDRPLMSPDLFKRILFPLLDKGEKIFFIVLDNFRYDQWRVLANELSGLFNIEEQLYFSILPTATQYARNAIFSGLMPDQIVKLFPELWIDEDEEENKNLNEAPLIRTIIERYRRSDTFSYHKINDASGAERLLAQLPALAQNDLNVAVFNFIDMLSHSRTESKMIRELASTEAAYRSITLSWFRHSPLSDLLKALASRQYRVIITTDHGSIRVDNPIKVQSNSKEINANLRYKLSRNMAYNPKQVFEITRPAEIHLPSPNVSTRYIFATGRDFFAYPNNYNHYVSYYTDTFQHGGISMEEMIIPLITLSGRN, from the coding sequence ATGAAGAAAGACAGATTACTTTGGGTGGACGATGAAATCAGTTTGTTGCGACCGCACATCCTGTTTCTGGAAGGCAAAGGCTACGAAGTAGATACCGTAACCAACGGACAGGATGCACTTGACCGCTGCCGCACTACAACCTACGACCTCATCTTTCTGGACGAAAACATGCCCGGACTGAGCGGTCTGCAAACTCTGGCATTAATAAAAGAAATCTGCCCAACTGTCCCCGTCGTCATGATCACCAAGAGTGAAGAAGAAAACATCATGGACATGGCTATCGGACAAAAGATTGCGGATTACCTGATCAAGCCCGTCAATCCTAACCAAATATTGTTATCGCTAAAGAAGAATCTGCATCGTCGGAATATAGTCAACGAAGCCGCACAAACCGGTTATCAACAAGATTTCGGTAAGATAGGCATGCAAATAAATGACTCGCTGACGGCAACCGACTGGATGGAATTGTATCGTCGCCTAGTATATTGGGAACTGGAATTGGAAGCTACAGACAGCCCTATGAACGAGATGCTTGCCATGCAGAAAGCAGAGGCCAATTCTGCCTTTGCCAAATTCATAAAGAAAAACTATGCCAACTGGGTATCAGACGAAAAAGGGGCAACTAACACACGCAAGCCCTCTTCGGAAAACACCGACCGCCCTCTGATGAGCCCGGATCTTTTCAAACGCATCCTTTTCCCTCTGCTGGACAAAGGTGAAAAAATTTTCTTTATTGTACTTGATAATTTCCGGTACGACCAATGGCGCGTTCTTGCCAATGAGCTATCTGGCTTATTCAACATTGAAGAACAACTCTATTTCAGCATTCTGCCCACCGCCACGCAATATGCCCGCAATGCCATCTTTTCCGGACTGATGCCTGACCAGATAGTCAAGCTTTTTCCCGAATTATGGATAGATGAGGACGAAGAAGAAAACAAAAACCTGAATGAAGCCCCACTGATACGTACCATTATAGAGCGCTATCGCCGCAGTGACACCTTCTCTTACCATAAAATTAATGATGCTTCCGGCGCGGAACGTCTGCTGGCACAACTTCCCGCCCTGGCGCAGAATGACCTCAATGTTGCCGTATTCAATTTTATCGACATGTTGAGCCACAGCCGAACGGAAAGCAAAATGATACGTGAACTCGCCTCTACCGAGGCAGCCTACCGTAGTATCACCCTTTCCTGGTTTCGCCATTCACCGCTGAGCGACTTGCTGAAAGCGCTTGCCAGTCGTCAGTACCGGGTTATCATCACCACCGATCACGGCAGCATTCGCGTAGATAACCCGATAAAAGTGCAAAGCAACAGTAAAGAAATCAATGCCAACCTGCGATACAAACTGTCACGCAACATGGCATACAACCCCAAACAGGTGTTTGAAATCACCCGTCCTGCTGAAATACACCTCCCCTCACCCAACGTGAGTACACGCTATATCTTCGCTACAGGCCGGGATTTCTTTGCCTATCCCAATAATTACAACCATTACGTCAGCTATTACACCGATACCTTCCAGCATGGAGGCATTTCGATGGAAGAGATGATTATCCCACTTATCACATTAAGTGGACGAAACTGA
- a CDS encoding efflux transporter outer membrane subunit has protein sequence MKRKYTIYYMMALVLLFSSCQLGKHYVRPELNLPQQLDSTEQDTLSIADRQWWELYTDTTLQALIERTLEYNKDMKIAAARVKELAAMKRIDFANLFPQVSGKLYADKEAENYGGDNYDSDRSYEAKAIVSWEVDLWGNLRWAKDKSMADFLGSIEAQRALKMSLVAEVAQAYFELVALDNELAIVRQTLNARKEGVRLAKLRFEGGLTSETSYQQAQVEFARTATLVPDLERKISIKENDIAFLAGEYPRKIERSVLPEEVKLPENLPVGLPSTLLERRPDVRQAEQKLIAANATVGLAYTNMFPRLALTAHYGLESAEFSDFLKSPYHFLSGSLLTPLFAMGKNRAMLKAKKAAYEQEVYSYEKSVLTAFKDARNAIVDFNKIKDIYESRLQLEQAAQTNVELAQLQYINGVIGYLDVLDAQRGYFDAQIGLSNAIRDKQITLVRLYKALGGGWQ, from the coding sequence ATGAAAAGAAAATATACAATATATTACATGATGGCGTTGGTGCTATTGTTCAGTTCATGCCAGTTGGGCAAACATTATGTACGTCCGGAATTGAATCTGCCGCAACAACTTGACTCAACGGAACAGGACACGCTCTCTATTGCTGACCGGCAATGGTGGGAACTCTACACCGATACTACGTTGCAAGCGCTCATAGAGCGGACACTCGAATATAATAAGGATATGAAGATAGCCGCTGCGAGGGTGAAGGAGCTGGCGGCAATGAAACGCATAGATTTTGCTAATCTTTTCCCGCAGGTTAGTGGTAAGTTGTATGCGGACAAGGAAGCGGAGAACTATGGCGGAGACAATTATGATTCGGACCGTAGCTATGAAGCAAAGGCAATCGTTTCATGGGAAGTGGACCTTTGGGGAAACTTGCGTTGGGCGAAAGATAAGAGTATGGCGGATTTTCTGGGTTCGATAGAGGCGCAACGGGCACTGAAAATGAGCCTGGTGGCGGAAGTGGCTCAGGCATACTTTGAACTGGTGGCTTTGGATAATGAATTGGCTATTGTCCGTCAGACACTGAATGCCCGTAAAGAAGGCGTGCGGTTGGCAAAGCTTCGTTTTGAAGGTGGACTTACCTCGGAAACCTCTTATCAACAGGCACAGGTGGAATTTGCACGTACTGCAACGCTGGTTCCGGATCTGGAGCGAAAGATTTCCATTAAAGAGAATGACATTGCTTTTCTGGCAGGTGAATATCCGCGGAAGATAGAACGTTCGGTATTGCCCGAAGAGGTGAAATTGCCGGAAAATCTTCCTGTAGGACTTCCGTCTACATTGCTGGAACGCCGTCCGGATGTACGCCAGGCGGAACAGAAATTGATTGCGGCAAATGCGACAGTAGGCCTTGCGTATACTAATATGTTTCCTCGTCTGGCTCTGACGGCACATTATGGTTTGGAGAGTGCGGAATTCTCTGATTTCCTGAAATCACCCTATCATTTCCTGAGCGGTTCCTTGCTGACGCCGTTGTTTGCGATGGGTAAGAACCGGGCGATGCTGAAAGCTAAGAAAGCTGCGTACGAACAGGAGGTTTACTCTTACGAGAAATCAGTGCTGACGGCTTTCAAGGATGCGCGGAATGCAATTGTAGATTTCAATAAGATAAAAGATATTTATGAGTCGCGCCTGCAACTGGAACAAGCCGCGCAAACCAATGTGGAGCTGGCCCAGTTACAGTATATCAATGGCGTAATCGGATATCTGGACGTGCTGGATGCACAACGTGGATATTTCGATGCCCAGATCGGATTGAGCAATGCGATACGGGATAAGCAGATCACACTGGTGCGACTGTATAAAGCACTCGGTGGGGGATGGCAGTAG
- a CDS encoding immunity 17 family protein, giving the protein MSQYIVQGIFVVAGILSLLAAVFDWEWFFTARNTQFAVKSVGRKRARLFYGVLGIILIGMSVFFFLNTPEV; this is encoded by the coding sequence ATGAGCCAATACATCGTACAAGGTATATTCGTAGTAGCCGGCATCCTCTCATTACTGGCGGCTGTGTTTGACTGGGAGTGGTTCTTCACTGCCCGCAACACACAGTTCGCCGTAAAGAGTGTAGGAAGAAAACGTGCCCGGTTATTCTATGGCGTACTGGGAATCATTCTTATCGGGATGTCTGTATTCTTCTTCCTGAATACACCGGAGGTTTAA